From Candidatus Omnitrophota bacterium:
TTCCCCACGGGAGCAACACCCCATTTTTTGACAAGAAGTGTTGCGACGGGCCCGTGGTGCAGTCTGGTCTAGCACGTCAGATTGTCGATCTGAAGACCGCGAGTTCAAATCTCGTCGGGCCCGCCATAACTTGCGCCCCGTAACTATGTTGCGGGGCTTTTTCTTTTTCCCACCTTTAGCGAATATTAGCCAATTTTAGTACCGGATAGGCACGGTTTGGGCACAAGGCGAGTAGGGTGCCGCGGGTCTTAATTACCCACAATTAGGCCACATTGACCTAATTTTCACTCCACATCAGCCAGAGGAATTACGCTTGAAAACTGACAGCGCGGGTGGTAGACTCAACCTAGGGCAGTACAAAAACCTACAAAAATCGAATTCGTATATTATATGTTAGCTGAATAACAACATGACAAATGAAATTATTTTTTTCACTCAAATAGCCTCAATCGCCTCTTTTATTATAGCGTTATTTATTCTATATCGCATCTTAGTTAGCCAAAAAGATGCCACAATCGAACTACTAAAAGAAAAAAACACTTTCCTTAAAGATAAGATTGCCTTAATTCAAGAAACTGCACCCGATGCATTAGCAGAAACCCTATCCAATCGTATTCACCTTTTGCAGGAAGAATTAGACCGTCTATCGAAGGATCAAGTAAACAATAAAGAGATTATTCAGAAGAAAGAAAAAGAGCTTCAAAATACTCAAGAAGATTTTAAGAAGTTAAAAGAACAACTCGAAGAAATTCAAAATATGGCAAGTGAATACTTTTGCCCTCATTGTAAAGCACCCATGGTATCTCGAGCATATCACGATGAAGTCACTGAATACGGAGATGTAGATCATGAATTTATTGATTTTGAGTGCGGTTATACAATTATAGATGGAAAAGAAGAGCGCCCTTGTAAATATAAGAAAAATAGCTAACATTTCACTCCAGCGAACTGCGCCAGCCATCCTTCATCAAGGGCTAGCCACTGAGTTCAAACGTTAGAGAAAAGAATTATGGGAAAAATTTCAGGAACAATAATCATTACTCTTGTAATCATACTATGCTTGGATCGGACAATATTTGACAAGCAAAGCTTATACATCGCTATAGGCGGAACACTCATAGGTTTTTTGGGTGCTTTTTTAATATACCAAATAGGCATTATGTTTGATAAAAAAGAAACGCAAAAATTACAAGGGAAGAATACAAAATATATATACCAACTTTATAAGATGGAACTAGAAATGAATAAAAAGCACATAAATGACTTAATCGAGAAAAGGTGGGTGCCTTTTTATAAATTAAAAACAATAACCAGGGACAAATTATGGGGTGAAATAGCTGATTATTCAAAAGATATAGAGTTAATGAAAAAATTAAACTATACCTATGGAGAATTCGAACTTATAAATAATAAAATAGACCTTATGATTACGGCGCGCATGGCGAATATTGAAAAATCAAAGGTAGATAAATCAAATGAATTAGAAAATGAAAAGTTAAAACAATTAGATGGAGTTATCGGCTTGGGGAAAAACGTACTTCCTGACATTGATAAGTGTTTAGGCATCTTGAATAGGGCCATAGAAAATCAAACCGAATAAAATTTAGCAGTATCATGTTGAAAAGTTTTTGAAAGGCAAAATCGGATATGGAAAACGATAGAAATTATAAAGGTGCGTTACGCCTTGATTGGATAAATAAGAGCCTTTCGCTCTATTACGAGATTGACGAAAAAGAAGGGAAAGGTGTTCGGCCAGTTTGGGTGGCAAGAAATGACATCCGCGTTGCCGAACCACGCATTTTAAAGTTTCAAAAACACTACGGTGATGTAAAGAGCGAGAATGTGCTTATAAAAGGCGATAACCTTTTAGTCCTTCGGAGTTTAGTTGAAATGTTTAAGGGCCGGCCGGACAAAGAAAAAGTGAAGTGTATTTATATTGATCCGCCATTTAATACCGGCAACGCTTTTAAGTATTATGATGATAACCTTCGACATTCTGAATGGTTAACAATGATGAGGGACCGTTTATATCTTTTGCGCAAGTTGATGAAAAAAGACGGGGTCATCTTCGTAAATATCGACAACGACGAATTGCATTATCTTAAAGTTATAATGGATGAAATTTTCGGTAGAGAAAATTACATCACGACGGTTGCAATGAAAGCAAAGGCCCCATCCGGCGTAGCGACTGGAAGCATGATTTTTGACGTCTCTCAATACCTACTTTGTTATCGTGGACCGCAGAAGCCAAAAGTTTATAAAAATAAAATCATTAAAGAAATTATTGATGAATCATCAAAAACAGCTGAACAGTATAGCTTACTTTTTGTAGATGAAGGGAAACAAGGAAAAGTCGTTAATGAATTGAAAACTAAAAGTGGGAATGTAATAAAAATAAAAAAACATACGAATTATAAAATTAAAAGAATTTCTAATGGAGAAAAGAACGTTGCCTGCTACTTAAAGAATTTTGATAAAATCTTCAGGACAGCAACTCTCTCCGGTGGGATCGAAAAACAGATAAAAAAACTCATACCTGACAGTGGCCTCTATTCATACATTCATGTGCCGAACAAAGGAAAGTATGCTGATATTCCAACAAAGTATTATGTTTATAATAAAGAAGGTGTTTTATTTTTGAAAGAGGTTGCCGAAATTGCTGAAATTGAAGACGAGAAAGGCGATTTAGCAAAAGTTCCAGCAAAACTAGAGTTAGTCAGTAATATATTTACAGATGATTTGTGGCAAGGTATTTCGGGAGAAGGCGATGTTGAGTTTCAGCAAAACAAAAAACCAGAGAAATTGATTCAGCGTTTATTAGAGTTAGTAACGTGTAAGGATGATTTAGTATTAGATATTTTTGCCGGCTCTGGAACAACCGCAGCGGTAGCGCATAAACTTGGCCGGCGCTGGATAACTGTAGAAATTGGCAGACAAGCAGAAGAGTTAATCATTCCTCGTCTTTTAAGAGTTGTTAATGGAAAAGATCAGACTGGGATTAGCAAAGATATAAATTGGAAAGGCCAAGGTGGTTTTAAGTACTATCAGCTCGGGGAAAGTGTAATACACGAACATGACATGAACTGGGCTCTGAAGTCAGGGGAAATGGCGGAAGCTATCTTTTTGCATTTTCAATATAGACCCGTGAAAGCAGATTGGCTGAAAAATGAAAATATGCATCTAGGCAAACATCAATCGGCCCGTTATAACTTTGCCCTTGCCTTTGCTTCAAGTAAAATTGAGACATTAACGGAAGATTTATACGAAACAATTGTTATTGAGTTGGCTAAGGAGAAATTCAAGCATTTAACAATTTTTACCAATGTTGCAGTTTCTGTGCCTCCGGCGTCGCTTGACGAGCGTATTTTGATAAAGAAAATACCGGCAGCAATTTTGAGAGAATACAATTTGCTATGAAAACTAAATCGCAAACATTTTATGACTTAGTAAGTCAGGATCAGCAATACAAAATCGCTATTGGTTCGCCGTCGCCAAAAACAATTGAAAATTACGATAAAATACAGCACTTGCTCAAGTTCGCCCTACGTCCTTATCAAATAGAAGCATTGAGCGCATTTCAGCTTTTTTGGAAAAATGGCTTTGACAGCCGGAGCTTAAAACAAAAGACTCTTCAACAAGAGAAAAATAATGAAGGCAAACTTGTAGAATGGCATAAAGTTGGCTTTGAAATGGCAACCGGATCCGGCAAAACGCTTCTTATGGGCGCAATAATTTTGGATTTGTATCACAAAGGATTTAAGGATTTTCTCATTTTGACCCCAAACACAATTTTATTTGATAAGACGATCGAAAACTTTACCCCTCGCGCGGTGAAAAGTATTTTTGGGGACGGCTGGAATTTAACCTACAACTTAGTAAGTGGCAATTCATATCGGGACAAAACCTGCAACTACGAGGAAGATCGCGACATTTCATTCTATGTGTTTAATATGCAGAAGTTTTATGACAAAACCGCTTCGTCAGGGCAAAAGGATGGCGAAGATACAATGAAAGGCACTCCGTATGTGCGCCGTCCGCTTGAGGATTCGTTGTGGCGTGATAAGAGTGGAAATCATACCATTTCGTTTGTAGAATTTTTGCGCGAACGCCGGCCGGTTATTATTTCCGACGAAGCACATCACTATCAACAAAAGCAAACTACAGAAGCCATTTTTGAGTTTTTGCCGGGGATAGTGCTTGAATTTACCGCAACATCGCTTGAAAAAGGTGGAAGCGAAAGTTTTGGGCAAGATAATCTCTACAAGTATCCAATGCAGAGATACATCAATGAGAGATACGGCAAGAGAATTTTTGCCGTCGGTTGCGGAACAGGCGACGATAAAACGCCGGATATAGTAACTGATAGTGATAAGCAAAAGTTGGTGTGGGGCATGTTAATACACTTGCTTAAATACGAGGCGCTTTCGGCTGTAAATGCTCCAGTGAAAAAAGCAATGTTGCTTACCAGGGCGAGATCAATCAAGCATGCGGATGCAATTGATATTTATCTCCGAAACTGGCCGGCTTCAACAGGAAACGAGATCGAAGATGTATTAGAGCAAGTTAACAGAGAAGGAACGGATATCGCTAAAATTGTTAGACAATATATGCCCAAGAAAAAAACGGAGCTAATTGAAAAATTAACGCGAATAGCAAAATCAGTTTTTACCATTCATAGCGAAAACAAAAGCCAAGAAGAGGTTTTGGCAGATTACCAGTCGCTTGATGACAACGAAACGGAGATTGTTAATCAAGTTCGCATATTTACTGAAGGTGTTGATTATGACAATTTTTATACGATTGTAGTTTTGGGCGATACTGTTCAAAAAGTTGGACTTGTAGCAGCTCAACTTATCGGTCGCGGGTTGCGGCTTTATAAAGAAAAGCGAGAATTTGATGTTTTAGGACATGATTTGAAAGAGCAGAGCGAAATTTTACATGTGATTTGTGAACGTGGTCATCGGTTCGACCAGATCGTTAATGAAATAAGGCAGAATCTTCAGTTGTCAACATTAACCATAGAAATACCAACTGAGGAGGAAGACCGAGAAAACAAAGTTAATCGAAAGATTATCGATGACTACGAAATCCCAATTTTACAAATCAAGCCAATCGCTACTGGAAAAAGTTTTGAGGACGCATTAAAAGATAAATCACTCAGCATTGCGGCGTTTATAGACGAAGTGTGTGTAGTTTTAAAGGGCGAAAAAGTTTTGAAGCCAGAAGTTTTGGCGATGGTAGATTATGCCGAGATTACAGCAGATGAAATTACATTGCAAGGAGACAAACCGAAGACAACTCGACGAACAATAGCTTTAGCAAAAACTGATATTGCGCATTGGGCATTAGATTTTATTGAGCAAACGGGATCATTTATAGGAAATAATTCTTTTAACACGGCAAAGAAACTGATCGAAGCAATAACCAACTCTGGAATACAGGTTGATACCGCTTACGGTATTGATTATAAGCGTGCACTCAAGGCATTAAAGAAAAGCATTATTTGGTTTTATGGAAAAAAATCATTCGAAATTATGTTCAAAGGTCAATTCAATTTCCAGAAGAAGAACGTGAAGAATATTTTTATGGACGAGATAATTACAGTGCGTAAACGAGATGGATTAACGATGAATTTAATTCCATCTCATCAGCCGATGTCTTCACACCTGCAACAAAAAGGAATTATCGTTGAAGGGTATAAATATTCTGTTAGGCCATATGTAAAGTTTGATTCTCCACCAGAAAAATGGGTTGCTGATGCACTCGAACATCTTTGTGAGTTGGATAAAAAGAAAAAAAGCTTTTGGGTCAGAAATGAACCAAAGACTGAATACTCCGTTGAAGTAAAGCCAGCTCCATTTTATCCCGATTTTCTTGCGTTTATTGGCGGAAAATGGATTATCGTTGACGTAAAAGGTAAACATCTTGCAGAAGGAAAACAGATTGACGATCGTAAGAAGGCCCTAAAGCTTTTGGACAAAAAAGGCGGTATTAAAACTTTTTTCCTTGTTGATAACGTTATGGAAAATAAAGGCTTCAAAGCAGTCGAAATTGCGACTGTTAATGATTTTGAAGGATTTGATGAATTGCGGCATGAAGAACTTAGCATTGAGGAATTTATCAAAAAGATGTGAGGAAGAGAGGAAAAACAAAGAAATGACTTTAAACAAAAGGAATGATTATGGTGATTATCAGTTCGGCCAAGCTGATAAAGGCAATTCTCTGACAAAAGCAACGGATTTCGTCAAAGAAATCGTAAAGGATGCATCTCCTTTTTTGGATGCCTGCGAATATTATAATTCTGAAAAAAAACTAGGTAAAGCTCCTGCGGTTGAATTGCCAGGCGGCAAACTTGTTATCGCCCCAGATGTTATTTGCCGAACAAAAAAGGGAAATATTTTTTGGATTGAAGCAAAAGATAAATCTCAAAGATTCTACAAACCCGACACAGGAGCTGATCTTTTTCAAGTGTATGGTTGGTATAAGGTTTGGTCTAAGTTAAATCAGCCAGTATTTATAGTTTTTAAAGACCCTGATTTTGATTCATGTTTGCCAAGAAAAACTGTAGATCGAAAATTGGTCGAGACCTTTAAAAAGCGCTGGGAATTGTTTAAAGGGAGACCTTATGGTGGCTGGTTAAACACATTACTTGTACTCCAAGAACAATATCCTCAGATTTTCGCTGAAAGATCAAGAGATATTCCCATGTTTATTTTCTATTTCCTCGTTTATTTAATGCAAGGCAATATTACTTGGGAGAAAATAATTAACGATTTAGACAGCGACACTATTGGTGACATCCAAAAGGAAATTAGCGCTTATTTTGAGGGAAGATTGATAAATGAAAATGAAATTGAAGCGAAAATAAAAGAACTTTTTTCTTAAAATGTACGTTCAAAACAAAGCGAATAACACCCCTTATCAAAGTCTTTTCATAAGAGCTTTTTTCTCTCATTTAAAATATAGGGTAAATGCCGGCACGCATGGCACTGAGAAAAACAAGAAACGTGTCTATGGATAAGTATGTTACCAGCAAGACGGGCGTTAAGGTTTATAGGGATTATCGCGATCAGGTAACGATAGATAAAGACAACCCACTTCTTAAGACTAAAGCAAGCCTACCGAGAGAAACCTATAACAGAGGAATCATAAAAGGACTATCCAGATTCGGTAGTGAGAATAGTGAAGACATCAAGACTTGGAATGTATTTAGATCGCTACAATTGAATAAAAACATGAAAAAGTATTATGGATTGATAGGCTTGCAGGATGATTGTGAGAGAATGCTATTCTGGGGGATGGATGCTGATACCTGCAAATTCGACAAAGACTTAAAATCGGTTCTTGATAAAATAGAACCGCCTACATTATGGACCGTGCAACAGACAGAGCCAGATGTTGTGATTATAGGAAAGAATTCAGTTGTATTTAATGAGTCAAAGCTAGGCAAGCCCGAGGCTAATATCGATGCGTGGAACCGCAAAGATGAGTTTTCAGATAAGCATAAGCTTTATAGAAAGAATGCCGAAAAATACTTTAAGAAAAGTTTTATAAATGACTTCGATTTACAGGGTAGGAGGTTTTATCAATTGGTCCGTAATTACATAATAGGCTCAAGTTTTGCTGAAAAATTAAATAAAAAGTTTTATTTAACGACTTTGGTTAGCAAAGACAATAAGGCGATAAGTGGCCTATCCCACAAGGCAGAATTTGATCTGTTTTGCTCAAACTTGCAAGGTAGCTCTACTTGCTATTTATTGACTTGGGACCAATTGGATAGTTAGTTCGGGAAAACTTAGAGCGATCCAAGAGATGCCAGCGCGTAATAAATATTCTGCGTGGACGTGAGGAAGAAGTGAGGAAATCTCCAAACAATAGCAGATACTTGAGGATAGATACTCGACCATTTTGGCGTACTGTCATTGTCTATACAGAAAAGGAAAAGAAAGAGATTCAGGCATATTTCCCAAAGGAAAAGCAAAAGGTTGCTCTGAAGGAAACTGCAGAGCATGTTTCTACATTGGTTAGATGGTTGAGCCCGGATATAACCCTAAAAAATATTAAACGTAAGGAAAGCGTCCAGCAGTTGCAGGCATTACATGATCATCTGCAGTCTTTAGAAAATACATTGCAAGCTTATTTACAGCAAGGCTCACATCAAAATACAATTAAGCTTAAGCAGCAATTTTATAGTTTTATTCATCCGGAATACCCCCAGATAACATTGCAGACATTAAACGATTTAATTTTGTATCTTAAATTAGCATGTAAAGAAGTTATGAAAAATCCCGGAAAACCTGGATGGAAAGATCAGAGCTATCATGAAGCCGTTGAGAACTTAGCTGCCGTTTGGAAGAACCATACCAATAAGGAGCCCAAGCTCCAAAATAAGTGCTATAAAGTTGACGAATATCAAAATAGTCAAAAGACGTGCGGGCCGTTTCTGGACTATCTCAATATCTCCATTAAATCCGCTATTTGTCATGCCAATAAACAGCGTAGAAAAAAAATCTCCCTAAATGTAAGTCTTGCCAATGTCGCCAGAGATGTCATTCGTTGCCGGAAAAAATCTATGGCGGAAATCTCTTCAAAATAGCCCAAAAATCTCCATAAGCGTTATTAACGTCTTCACGCTATACTCTGCCTTATAAAGAAGAGGTAACGAAAATGAAGACGTTAATATCAATCTCCGAAATCCAAATCATTCCAGTTAAACCAAATAACGGTCTCATAGCATTTGCCTCCTGCGTAGTAAATAATCAATTCTACATAGGCAATATTGCAATCTACACTTCTTTATCAAGTCAAGCCGGTTATAGGCTAGTCTATCCCACCAAAGTTTTACCTAACGGAAAGGCCTTAAGCTGTATTTATCCTATTAACAAGATTGTAGGTAGCGCCGTACAGGAGGCTATTATAAATAAATATGAAGACTTGATGAAAAAGGTGGTGGGAAAGAATGAAGCGATTAACGCCGGCTTGTAGATCGTTTTTGTACTATTTAATGAATCAATATACTTACTTCAGTAAAAATGGGAAGTTGGCGGGAGATGGGTCATTTTTTAAAGCAGACTCTGAAGCGGCAGGGTATTTGGGTGTATGCCCAAGAACAATCAAAAGGTGCAGAGGTCACTTAAAGGAGATAGGTAAAATAAAAGCCGCAGAGGGTAAATGGAGTGGTAATGCCACACGATATTGGCTATTAGAAAAGGATGACAAAATGTCACCCTTTCAGTCAGGCATAAAGGACGACAAATTGTCCGCAAAGGTTGACAAATTGTCCAATAAAGGGTGTCAAAATGTTACCCCAAATAAAGAAAAGAAAGAGATAAATCAAGAGACATTAAATGATCTTCAAATACAAGAAATGCACAATGCATTTCAAGAAACTATCAAAAAATCTTTCTCCAAATAAAGGAGGTTCGTCAAAATGAAATCATTAACGCCGATAAAGGCGATTAGAGCCAAATGCCTTATCTGCTCAGCGCAGCAACCATCAGAGGTCCGTAACTGCGTGATATTAGACTGCCCTTTATTTCACTACAGGTTTGGCAAGAACCCAAATAGGGGTGGCATAGGGGGCCAAACTTCAATTCCTGTACAGGAAAACAGTAGCTGAGTAGGGGTTATTGGCCGGAAGCCAGCAGAAGCATATCTGGCTAACCCTAAAAGTATCAATTTGAATATACGTGCGTGAGTGCGTAAAAAATGAGGGAAATAGGCAATATAAAAAAGGTAACAAGGTAATGAAGGTAATGTATATAAAAAGGTAAGAAAGTAATGTGAAATAAGGTAAAAAGGTTCGAAAGGTTCGGTAAATGCACCTAAAAAGCAGGAAACCCAAGCTTAAATGGCAGGGAATGGAAGCATAGGTTATATGGAAAAACGATTTTTAGGCATGGAAGAAGCTTCTGAATACTTAGGCTTAACCAAGGGGACTCTCTATGGCTGGGTTTGCCACAAGAAGATCCCTTACTTAAAAATAGGCCGACTGGTAAAGTTTGATCTGCGCGAGATAGAGGCCTGGCTTAAAGACAGGAGGGTAAAAAGTGTCGAATTATAGCTTGACTTCCCCCTCACTTCAGGGTAGTCTTGTGACTGACGGCTATACTATAACACATTGAAATACAATAGGTTATATCAAAAATATGGCGATAAGAGAACGCGACGGTAAATACTTTATAGACTATTACGCCAATGGACACAGGGTTCGCGAGGCCATAAGCGGCAGCAGGGCTCTTGCCGAAAAAGTCTTACGCAAGAGACAGAGCGCGATTGATGAGAACAGATACTTGGATATCAAGCGCAGCGAAAAGATCAGATTTGAGGATTTCCTCGAAGACTACCTTGAGCACCATTCGAAGCTAAATAACCGCTCCTGGAAACGCGCCGAGATACCAAACATGAAGCGCCTTAAGGCGTACTTTTCAGGGCGCCTTTTGCAGGAAATCACCCCTCTCGATGTCGAGAAGTTTAAGGCCAAAACTTTAACCGAGGTCAGCCCCGCCACAACCAATCGTTGCCTCGCGCTTCTTAAGTCCATGTTTAATAAGGCGACCATCTGGGGAAAGCTTAACGGCCCGAACCCGGTTAAGGGGATAAAGCTATTCAGAGAAGAGAGCCGGCTTCGTTTTCTTGAGAAAGAAGAGATCGCCACGCTCCTTAAGTATTGCAACGGATACTTATATCCAGTCGTTACCGTTGCTTTGCATACCGGAATGCGAAAGTCAGAGATCCTAAACCTTAAATGGCATGATGTCGATTTTAGCCGCGATAACATATATTTAAGCCAGACTAAGAACGGGGAGAAAAGAGAGGTTTCCATGAACTCCCTGGTGAGGTCAACGCTTATCAAAGTAAGGAAGCATCCGAGCAGCCCTTATATTTTTGTAAACGCAAAGGGAAAACCCTATACTGATATACGAAAATCATTCCACGCAGCCCTGCATAAGGCCGGCATAAGAGACTTTAGGTTCCACGACCTAAGGCATACCTTTGCCTCGCAATTGGCGATGGCAGGGGTGGACCTGAACTCCATCAGGGAGCTTATGGGGCATAAGTCAATCAAGATGACGCTACGCTACAGCCACCTATCGTCCGGCCATAAAAAACGAGCCGTTGAGGCATTAAACAACCAGATAGGCACGATTTGGGCACAAGAGCCGGTTAACAAGACAGAGGAAACGGCCACACCGTCACAATTGTTGACAAATTCGGGGGTTATGGTAATATGAAAATGGCGGACGACGAAAGCACGTCAGATTGTCGATCTGAAGACCGCGAGTTCAAATCTCGTCGGGCCCGCCATGTTTTACCAGAAGGTCTTGAAAATGGATAAAATACACAAATAGGAATCAAACCAAGGCGTTAGGAAACTAACGCCTTTTTTGTTTGAAAGGAAACCAAGGTGAAAACATTTCCGGGGCTAGAATAAGGAGGGGAAATGGAATATGTAATAATTTTAATTACGTTAATACTAGCAATTGTCGGAATTTGGTTTAAAAATGAATCTTCTGGGAATGTAAACTTTATAATTATTTTATTACTCGTCACGTCTACTCTGTTGAGTATTTATCTTAAGTATTCAGATACCAAAAAGTATATTTATCAAAAAGATAGCGGCAGATTAACGTTTCGGATAAGGAATAATATATCTTATCCAACGTTTTCCATAGGTTCGGCAAAACTTGTTAAAACTGGTAATGATTTCGTGCTTTTTAATATATTAGGGGACGATTTGGATGTAAAAATAGAAAAATCATACCTTTTCTGGAAATTATTTCCTCGTAGTCAGTATAAACTCAATCTTACGTTAAGAAACGAGAAAAACGAAATATTGGCAAAGGTTAAAGATAATGTTTGGCAAAGGAATCCGATTTTAACGTTAGATAAAAATTTTACTAAAGATGCATTAGAGATTTTAGATAAAGAAGGGAATGTTATATTGCGCGTTAGAATTTTGGGTGATGTTTTAGATTTTTCAGGTAGGTTTTATAGCGATACAGGTGACGGTATC
This genomic window contains:
- a CDS encoding DUF3972 domain-containing protein encodes the protein MTNEIIFFTQIASIASFIIALFILYRILVSQKDATIELLKEKNTFLKDKIALIQETAPDALAETLSNRIHLLQEELDRLSKDQVNNKEIIQKKEKELQNTQEDFKKLKEQLEEIQNMASEYFCPHCKAPMVSRAYHDEVTEYGDVDHEFIDFECGYTIIDGKEERPCKYKKNS
- a CDS encoding site-specific DNA-methyltransferase, whose protein sequence is MENDRNYKGALRLDWINKSLSLYYEIDEKEGKGVRPVWVARNDIRVAEPRILKFQKHYGDVKSENVLIKGDNLLVLRSLVEMFKGRPDKEKVKCIYIDPPFNTGNAFKYYDDNLRHSEWLTMMRDRLYLLRKLMKKDGVIFVNIDNDELHYLKVIMDEIFGRENYITTVAMKAKAPSGVATGSMIFDVSQYLLCYRGPQKPKVYKNKIIKEIIDESSKTAEQYSLLFVDEGKQGKVVNELKTKSGNVIKIKKHTNYKIKRISNGEKNVACYLKNFDKIFRTATLSGGIEKQIKKLIPDSGLYSYIHVPNKGKYADIPTKYYVYNKEGVLFLKEVAEIAEIEDEKGDLAKVPAKLELVSNIFTDDLWQGISGEGDVEFQQNKKPEKLIQRLLELVTCKDDLVLDIFAGSGTTAAVAHKLGRRWITVEIGRQAEELIIPRLLRVVNGKDQTGISKDINWKGQGGFKYYQLGESVIHEHDMNWALKSGEMAEAIFLHFQYRPVKADWLKNENMHLGKHQSARYNFALAFASSKIETLTEDLYETIVIELAKEKFKHLTIFTNVAVSVPPASLDERILIKKIPAAILREYNLL
- a CDS encoding DEAD/DEAH box helicase family protein; its protein translation is MKTKSQTFYDLVSQDQQYKIAIGSPSPKTIENYDKIQHLLKFALRPYQIEALSAFQLFWKNGFDSRSLKQKTLQQEKNNEGKLVEWHKVGFEMATGSGKTLLMGAIILDLYHKGFKDFLILTPNTILFDKTIENFTPRAVKSIFGDGWNLTYNLVSGNSYRDKTCNYEEDRDISFYVFNMQKFYDKTASSGQKDGEDTMKGTPYVRRPLEDSLWRDKSGNHTISFVEFLRERRPVIISDEAHHYQQKQTTEAIFEFLPGIVLEFTATSLEKGGSESFGQDNLYKYPMQRYINERYGKRIFAVGCGTGDDKTPDIVTDSDKQKLVWGMLIHLLKYEALSAVNAPVKKAMLLTRARSIKHADAIDIYLRNWPASTGNEIEDVLEQVNREGTDIAKIVRQYMPKKKTELIEKLTRIAKSVFTIHSENKSQEEVLADYQSLDDNETEIVNQVRIFTEGVDYDNFYTIVVLGDTVQKVGLVAAQLIGRGLRLYKEKREFDVLGHDLKEQSEILHVICERGHRFDQIVNEIRQNLQLSTLTIEIPTEEEDRENKVNRKIIDDYEIPILQIKPIATGKSFEDALKDKSLSIAAFIDEVCVVLKGEKVLKPEVLAMVDYAEITADEITLQGDKPKTTRRTIALAKTDIAHWALDFIEQTGSFIGNNSFNTAKKLIEAITNSGIQVDTAYGIDYKRALKALKKSIIWFYGKKSFEIMFKGQFNFQKKNVKNIFMDEIITVRKRDGLTMNLIPSHQPMSSHLQQKGIIVEGYKYSVRPYVKFDSPPEKWVADALEHLCELDKKKKSFWVRNEPKTEYSVEVKPAPFYPDFLAFIGGKWIIVDVKGKHLAEGKQIDDRKKALKLLDKKGGIKTFFLVDNVMENKGFKAVEIATVNDFEGFDELRHEELSIEEFIKKM
- a CDS encoding septation protein SpoVG family protein — translated: MKTLISISEIQIIPVKPNNGLIAFASCVVNNQFYIGNIAIYTSLSSQAGYRLVYPTKVLPNGKALSCIYPINKIVGSAVQEAIINKYEDLMKKVVGKNEAINAGL
- a CDS encoding helix-turn-helix domain-containing protein, which gives rise to MAGNGSIGYMEKRFLGMEEASEYLGLTKGTLYGWVCHKKIPYLKIGRLVKFDLREIEAWLKDRRVKSVEL
- a CDS encoding site-specific integrase, whose protein sequence is MAIRERDGKYFIDYYANGHRVREAISGSRALAEKVLRKRQSAIDENRYLDIKRSEKIRFEDFLEDYLEHHSKLNNRSWKRAEIPNMKRLKAYFSGRLLQEITPLDVEKFKAKTLTEVSPATTNRCLALLKSMFNKATIWGKLNGPNPVKGIKLFREESRLRFLEKEEIATLLKYCNGYLYPVVTVALHTGMRKSEILNLKWHDVDFSRDNIYLSQTKNGEKREVSMNSLVRSTLIKVRKHPSSPYIFVNAKGKPYTDIRKSFHAALHKAGIRDFRFHDLRHTFASQLAMAGVDLNSIRELMGHKSIKMTLRYSHLSSGHKKRAVEALNNQIGTIWAQEPVNKTEETATPSQLLTNSGVMVI